From Lactuca sativa cultivar Salinas mitochondrion, complete genome, a single genomic window includes:
- the atp1 gene encoding ATPase subunit 1 (variant 1 within T-P junction): MEFSPRAAELTTLLESRISNFYTNFQVDEIGRVVSVGDGIARVYGLNEIQAGEMVEFASGVKGIALNLENENVGIVVFGSDTAIKEGDLVKRTGSIVDVPAGKAMLGRVVDALGVPIDGRGALSDHERRRVEVKAPGIIERKSVHEPMQTGLKAVDSLVPIGRGQRELIIGDRQTGKTAIAIDTILNQKQMNSRSTSESETLYCVYVAIGQKRSTVAQLVQILSEANAMEYSILVAATASDPAPLQFLAPYSGCAMGEYFRDNGMHALIIYDDLSKQAVAYRQMSLLLRRPPGREAFPGDVFYLHSRLLERAAKRSDQTGAGSLTALPVIETQAGDVSAYIPTNVIPITDGQICSETELFYRGIRPAINVGLSVSRVGSAAQLKTMKQVCGSSKLELAQYREVAALAQFGSDLDAATQALLNRGARLTEVPKQPQYAPLPIEKQILVIYAAVNGFCDRMPLDRISQYERAILKSIKTELLQSLLEKGGLTNERKMEPDTFLKECALGYTI, translated from the coding sequence ATGGAATTCTCTCCGAGAGCTGCTGAACTAACGACTCTATTAGAAAGTAGAATTAGCAACTTTTACACGAATTTTCAAGTGGATGAGATTGGTCGAGTGGTCTCAGTTGGAGATGGGATTGCACGTGTTTATGGGTTGAACGAGATTCAAGCTGGGGAAATGGTTGAATTTGCCAGCGGTGTGAAAGGAATAGCCTTGAATCTTGAGAATGAGAATGTAGGGATTGTTGTCTTTGGTAGTGATACTGCTATTAAAGAAGGAGATCTTGTCAAGCGCACTGGCTCTATTGTGGATGTCCCTGCGGGAAAGGCTATGCTAGGGCGTGTGGTCGACGCCTTGGGAGTACCTATTGATGGAAGAGGGGCTCTAAGCGATCACGAGCGAAGACGTGTCGAAGTGAAAGCCCCTGGGATTATTGAACGTAAATCTGTGCACGAGCCTATGCAAACTGGGTTAAAAGCGGTAGATAGCCTGGTTCCTATAGGCCGTGGTCAACGAGAACTTATAATCGGGGACCGACAAACTGGAAAAACAGCTATTGCTATCGATACCATATTAAACCAAAAGCAAATGAACTCAAGGAGCACCTCTGAGAGTGAGACATTGTATTGTGTCTATGTAGCGATTGGACAGAAACGCTCAACTGTGGCACAATTAGTTCAAATTCTTTCAGAAGCGAATGCTATGGAATATTCCATTCTTGTAGCAGCCACCGCTTCGGATCCTGCTCCTCTGCAATTTCTGGCCCCATATTCTGGCTGTGCCATGGGGGAATATTTCCGCGATAATGGAATGCACGCATTAATAATCTATGATGATCTTAGTAAACAGGCAGTGGCATATCGACAAATGTCATTATTGTTACGCCGACCACCAGGCCGTGAGGCTTTCCCAGGGGATGTTTTCTATTTACATTCCCGTCTCTTAGAAAGAGCCGCTAAACGATCGGACCAGACAGGCGCAGGTAGCTTGACCGCCTTACCCGTCATTGAAACACAAGCTGGAGACGTATCAGCCTATATTCCTACTAATGTGATCCCCATTACTGATGGACAAATCTGTTCGGAAACAGAGCTCTTTTATCGCGGAATTAGACCTGCTATTAACGTCGGCTTATCTGTCAGTCGTGTTGGGTCTGCCGCTCAGTTGAAAACTATGAAACAAGTCTGCGGTAGTTCAAAACTGGAATTGGCACAATATCGCGAAGTGGCCGCCCTTGCTCAATTTGGGTCAGACCTGGATGCTGCGACTCAGGCATTACTCAATAGAGGTGCAAGGCTTACAGAAGTACCGAAACAACCACAATATGCACCACTTCCAATTGAAAAACAAATTTTAGTCATTTATGCAGCTGTCAATGGATTCTGTGATCGAATGCCACTAGACAGAATTTCTCAATATGAGAGAGCCATTTTAAAGAGTATAAAAACAGAATTACTACAATCCCTTTTAGAAAAAGGTGGCTTAACTAACGAAAGAAAAATGGAACCAGATACATTCTTAAAGGAATGCGCTTTGGGTTACACAATATAA